TGCCCGTGGCGGTCAAGCGGTAGCCGGCGCCGTTTTCCGCTACACGTACCCCATATTTCAGCGCCATGAAGCGCATTTCGGGCGTGCACCTAAGCACCTCGGCCTCGGCATAATCGGGCACCATATTCACCCTGTCGCCCGACTCCAAGCGTACCAATACGTCGGGGCAAGCCACCTTCAACTCGAAGTGTCCCAACCCCTTTTCGCAATTCAGCACGGGGAAGTCCCCGTCTGGGCTTATGGCCCATTTGGGTATCTCCTCGGTGGCGAGATAGCGGTCCATACATTGCCAACCCGTCTCCTCGTTGCACCCGAAGATAAAGCGCACGCGCATCTTGGGCGTTTTGCCCTCGTCCAGTAGGGATTTGAGGGCGTACATAGAGGCCACCAAGGGCCCTTTGTCGTCCTGCGTGCCTCTGCCGTACATTTTGCCGTCCGCGATGGTGGCGGACAGAGGGCCGTACTTCCAGCCCTCGCCCAGAGGCACGGTGTCGAGGTGGCAAAGTACGCCGAACAGGTCGCCTTCGCCTATTTCCGCCCAACCGCAGTATCCGTCCAGATCGCGGGTGCGGAAGCCCCATTGCTCGAACAAAGCCAAAGTGTAGTCGAGCGCCTTGCGAACGCCCGCGCCGCAGGGTGCGCCCGGTTGGGGCGTATCTTCCACCGTATTCATGCCGACCAAATCGGCAAGCGTGTGTATCACGTCGTCAAAATATCCTTGCATAATCTACCTCGCTTTGCGAAAGGAGTCGCCCTTTCGCCCGTATTTCGCTCCCATTATACTATATTTTTGCGCAATAATAAACAATTACGAAGCAAATTATTTACATTTGGTCGGCTTTGCTATATAATTTAAGGGCATCAAGCATCAAGGAGAGTCATTATGGCCAACAACAAAGATACGCAATTCGTCAAAGAGATTGCCGATATGCAGGCGGATTTCCCCCAATGGTACACCGACGTCGTCACCAAGACGGGCATGGTGGACTACGGCCCCGTCAAGGGCACGATGGTCATTCGCCCCTACGGCTACGCCATTTGGGAGATCATTCAAGAGGAACTCAACAAGCGTTTCCGCGCCACCGGGCACCAAAACGCCTATTTCCCCATGTTCATTCCCTACAGTTTCCTCACGCGTGAGGCCGAGCACGTGGAGGGGTTCGCCCCCGAGGTGGCTTTGGTCACCCACGTCGGCGACGAGGAATTGCCCGAGAAGTTGGTCGTACGCCCCACCAGCGAGACCATCATCGGCACGATGTATTCCAAGTGGATCCAGTCCTGGCGCGACCTACCCGTGATGATCAACCAATGGGCCAACGTCGTCCGTTGGGAGAAGACCACGCGCCCCTTCTTGCGCACCAGCGAGTTTTTGTGGCAGGAGGGACACACCGCCCACCGCACCCCCGAGGAAGCGCAGGAGGAAACCCTCAAAATGCTCGAGGTCTACCGCGAGTTCGCCGAGAACGTGCTGGCCATTCCCATGCTGACCGGCCGCAAGACCGAGAAAGAAAAGTTCGCGGGTGCGGAAGCCACCTACACCATCGAGGCCATGATGCTGGACGGCAAGAGCCTGCAGAGCGGCACTTCGCACAACCTCGGGCAGAACTTCGCCAAGGCGTTCGACATCACGTTCCTCGACAAGGACAATACCTTGCACTATCCCTACCAGACCAGTTGGGGCGTTTCCACCCGTCTTATCGGTGCTTTGGTCATGGCGCACGGCGACCAACGCGGGTTGGCGTTGCCACCCATGGTGGCGCCCTATCAGGTGGTCATCGTACCCATCGCCGCGCATAAGGGCGGCGTGTTGGAAAAGGTGGCCGAGGTGGCTGACGAGTTGCGCCAAGCGGGCGTGCGCGTCTACGTGGACGACCGCGACCAGTCCCCGGGGTGGAAGTTCAACGAGTGGGAGATGAAGGGCGTGCCCTGCCGTATGGAGATAGGCCCCCGCGACATCGAGAACGACACCTGCGTATTGGTGCGCCGCGACACCCACGAGAAGAATCCCGCGTCCTTGCAAGGCATCGCCGATACCGTGCAAAAACACCTCGCCGACATTCAACGCAATATGTACCTCAAAGCGATGGCTTTCCGCGACAGCCACATAGTGGACGTGGCCGATATGGATGAGCTCAAAGCGGCGGTGGACGGCGGCAACTTCGTGCGCACGATGTGGTGCGGCGACCGCGCCTGCGAGGACAAGGTGAAAGAACTCACGTCCGCCAGCAGTCGCTGTATGCCTTTCGACCAGACGCCGATGGGCGACAAATGCGTGTGCTGCGGCAAGAAATTAGCCAAAGGCGAGGGCTACACCATCTACTTCGCCAAAGCGTATTGATAAGGAGAACGTTATGAGCCAAGAAGTTTATCATCTTTGTATCAAAGGATTCGACACCGATCTGCCCGTATTGCCCCTGCCTTCGGGCGTCAGGATCGCCTTCTTCAACCTGCACGGCAACACCTTGCTCACCGAGCATTGCGGCAAGGAGATCGCCAAGCTCGTCAAGGGGTGCGACGTGGTTCTCACCGCCGAAAGTAAGGGCTTGCAACTGTCGCACGTCGTCGCGCGCGAACTCGGTCAACCCTTCTACGCCGTGTGTCGCAAGAGCAAGAAACTCTA
This sequence is a window from Clostridia bacterium. Protein-coding genes within it:
- a CDS encoding Sapep family Mn(2+)-dependent dipeptidase, translating into MQGYFDDVIHTLADLVGMNTVEDTPQPGAPCGAGVRKALDYTLALFEQWGFRTRDLDGYCGWAEIGEGDLFGVLCHLDTVPLGEGWKYGPLSATIADGKMYGRGTQDDKGPLVASMYALKSLLDEGKTPKMRVRFIFGCNEETGWQCMDRYLATEEIPKWAISPDGDFPVLNCEKGLGHFELKVACPDVLVRLESGDRVNMVPDYAEAEVLRCTPEMRFMALKYGVRVAENGAGYRLTATGKSAHGSTPELGDNALVKVLAVLSKADAGLDRLYQALAESTGAGLGLDLSDEVSGALTMNVGYAHAVDGKIAVGLDIREPISVTNADVKARIEKALPEADVRLDKEHPALYIAADHPLIVNLLAAYREVTGDMTPPRCIGGATYARALPCAVAFGPVFPGDEEMCHQVDEYVRLDRLEQMLAVYRAAFAKICF
- a CDS encoding proline--tRNA ligase, with the translated sequence MANNKDTQFVKEIADMQADFPQWYTDVVTKTGMVDYGPVKGTMVIRPYGYAIWEIIQEELNKRFRATGHQNAYFPMFIPYSFLTREAEHVEGFAPEVALVTHVGDEELPEKLVVRPTSETIIGTMYSKWIQSWRDLPVMINQWANVVRWEKTTRPFLRTSEFLWQEGHTAHRTPEEAQEETLKMLEVYREFAENVLAIPMLTGRKTEKEKFAGAEATYTIEAMMLDGKSLQSGTSHNLGQNFAKAFDITFLDKDNTLHYPYQTSWGVSTRLIGALVMAHGDQRGLALPPMVAPYQVVIVPIAAHKGGVLEKVAEVADELRQAGVRVYVDDRDQSPGWKFNEWEMKGVPCRMEIGPRDIENDTCVLVRRDTHEKNPASLQGIADTVQKHLADIQRNMYLKAMAFRDSHIVDVADMDELKAAVDGGNFVRTMWCGDRACEDKVKELTSASSRCMPFDQTPMGDKCVCCGKKLAKGEGYTIYFAKAY
- a CDS encoding adenine phosphoribosyltransferase (Catalyzes a salvage reaction resulting in the formation of AMP, that is energically less costly than de novo synthesis), which translates into the protein MSQEVYHLCIKGFDTDLPVLPLPSGVRIAFFNLHGNTLLTEHCGKEIAKLVKGCDVVLTAESKGLQLSHVVARELGQPFYAVCRKSKKLYMQDGIESKVQSITTGSEQTLYLSKHDADLIKGKKVAIVDDVVSTGGSLLGLEKIVELAGGVVYKKAFVLAEGDAADRSDIVYLDKIPLL